Proteins encoded together in one Nostoc sp. PCC 7524 window:
- the pflB gene encoding formate C-acetyltransferase: protein MLAQWQGFKSGTWMEEINVRDFIQKNYTLYNGDESFLTGATPTTQALWDQVKDLMAVEREKGILDTDTEVVSTITSHQPGYINRELEQIVGLQTEKPLKRAIMPLGGIRVVKDSLQAYGYEINPQTAEIFTKYRKTHNDGVFDAYTREMRLCRHYGIITGLPDAYGRGRIIGDYRRVALYGVDALIEDKKAQLTSLELDVIDEGTIRLREEISEQIKALFELKTMAASYGFDISQPAATAKEAVQWLYFGYLAAVKEQNGAAMSLGRVSTFLDIYFERDLQQGKITESELQELIDHFVMKLRMVRFLRTPDYNQLFSGDPTWVTECVGGIGEDGRPLVTKNSFRILHTLYNLGAAPEPNLTVLWSESLPENFKRFCAKVSIHTSSIQYENDDLMRSYWGDDYAIACCVSAMRIGKQMQFFGARVNLAKCLLYAINGGRDEKSGEQVAPAIAPITSEYLDYQQVWDQLEIMMAWLAKAYINTLNVIHYMHDKYCYERIEMALHDRDILRTMACGIAGLSVVTDALSAIKYAKVKVLRNETGLAVDYEITGDFPKYGNNDNQVDVIAVDLVTKFMEELRKHPTYRQATPTQSVLTITSNVVYGKKTGNTPDGRKAGEPFAPGANPMHGRDSKGAIASLESVAKIPYEYAQDGISNTFSVVPSALGKLEVDQINNLVGMLDGYFHDGGHHINVNVLKREMLLDAMEHPELYPQLTIRVSGYAVNFIKLTREQQLDVIKRTFHERF, encoded by the coding sequence ATGTTGGCACAATGGCAAGGCTTTAAAAGTGGCACATGGATGGAAGAAATCAACGTCCGCGACTTCATCCAAAAAAATTACACCCTTTACAATGGTGATGAATCTTTTTTAACAGGTGCAACTCCCACAACTCAAGCACTCTGGGATCAAGTCAAAGACTTAATGGCAGTTGAGCGCGAAAAGGGCATTCTCGATACAGATACAGAAGTTGTTTCGACAATTACCTCCCATCAACCGGGTTATATTAACCGCGAACTCGAACAAATAGTGGGATTGCAAACTGAAAAACCCCTGAAACGCGCCATTATGCCGTTAGGTGGGATTCGCGTCGTTAAAGATTCATTACAAGCGTACGGTTACGAAATCAATCCCCAAACCGCAGAGATATTTACCAAATACCGCAAAACCCATAATGATGGGGTATTTGATGCCTATACACGTGAAATGCGCTTATGCCGCCACTATGGTATTATCACTGGATTACCAGATGCTTACGGACGCGGCAGAATTATTGGGGATTATCGACGAGTAGCTTTGTATGGTGTTGATGCTCTGATTGAAGACAAAAAAGCACAACTCACATCGTTAGAATTAGATGTCATCGATGAAGGTACAATTCGCCTGCGTGAAGAAATTTCGGAACAAATCAAAGCACTGTTTGAATTGAAGACAATGGCTGCAAGCTACGGCTTTGATATTAGTCAACCCGCAGCCACGGCGAAAGAAGCTGTGCAGTGGTTATATTTTGGCTACCTCGCCGCCGTCAAAGAACAAAACGGTGCGGCGATGTCCTTGGGACGAGTTTCTACGTTCTTGGATATCTACTTTGAACGGGACTTACAACAAGGCAAAATCACCGAGTCTGAACTGCAAGAACTCATCGACCATTTTGTGATGAAATTACGCATGGTGAGATTTCTGCGGACACCGGACTATAATCAACTCTTCTCTGGTGATCCCACTTGGGTAACAGAATGTGTGGGTGGTATAGGTGAAGATGGTAGACCTTTGGTAACTAAAAATAGTTTCCGTATTTTGCATACTTTGTATAATTTAGGCGCAGCACCAGAGCCAAACTTAACCGTGTTGTGGTCGGAAAGCTTGCCAGAGAACTTTAAACGTTTCTGTGCCAAAGTTTCAATTCATACTAGCTCTATTCAGTATGAAAACGATGATCTAATGCGTTCATATTGGGGAGATGATTATGCGATCGCCTGTTGCGTTTCCGCCATGCGAATTGGTAAACAAATGCAGTTTTTCGGTGCGCGAGTCAATCTAGCTAAGTGCTTGCTGTATGCGATCAATGGCGGTAGAGATGAAAAATCAGGGGAACAAGTTGCGCCTGCGATCGCACCTATCACTTCTGAGTATCTTGACTACCAACAGGTGTGGGATCAACTTGAAATCATGATGGCGTGGTTGGCAAAAGCGTATATCAACACCCTCAACGTCATCCATTATATGCACGATAAATACTGTTACGAACGCATCGAAATGGCACTGCACGATCGCGATATTTTACGGACAATGGCTTGCGGGATTGCGGGTTTATCGGTGGTGACAGATGCTTTATCGGCAATTAAGTATGCAAAAGTCAAAGTATTACGGAATGAGACAGGATTAGCCGTTGATTATGAAATTACCGGCGATTTCCCCAAATACGGTAACAATGACAATCAAGTTGATGTAATCGCAGTCGATTTAGTTACTAAATTCATGGAAGAACTGCGTAAACATCCAACGTATCGCCAAGCTACACCGACGCAATCAGTATTAACCATCACCTCAAACGTTGTCTACGGGAAGAAAACCGGTAACACACCCGACGGGAGAAAAGCCGGTGAACCCTTTGCGCCTGGTGCAAATCCCATGCACGGAAGGGATAGTAAAGGTGCGATCGCTTCTTTAGAATCAGTAGCCAAAATTCCCTACGAATACGCACAAGATGGAATTTCCAACACTTTCTCAGTTGTACCATCGGCTTTAGGTAAATTAGAAGTTGACCAAATCAACAACCTTGTGGGAATGCTGGATGGTTACTTCCATGATGGTGGACACCACATCAACGTTAACGTCTTGAAGCGGGAAATGTTGCTAGATGCAATGGAACATCCTGAGTTATATCCGCAGCTAACCATTAGAGTTTCCGGTTACGCCGTCAACTTTATTAAATTGACGCGAGAACAACAACTTGACGTAATTAAGCGGACATTCCACGAACGATTTTAG
- a CDS encoding DUF1622 domain-containing protein, whose amino-acid sequence MKRESLLESLVNLLLPLGLIFGLVLLLSINIGQIDTTAAAKNPLESWLKLIIGYLAATAEIAAAVVIGMAVIRGIMLYFLQIFSRSRQHLDSTELVRLQLGRALALGLEFSVASDILRTAVAPTRQDILNLGAIVLLRTLLNYFLEREIRQVEQARFSSRENIHSSSLETLDTSDFHQDE is encoded by the coding sequence ATGAAGCGGGAGTCATTACTGGAATCATTGGTTAATCTGTTGCTCCCTTTAGGATTAATTTTTGGATTGGTTCTACTTTTAAGTATTAACATCGGACAAATTGACACAACAGCAGCCGCTAAAAATCCCTTGGAATCATGGCTAAAGTTAATTATTGGTTACTTAGCAGCCACAGCAGAAATTGCAGCAGCCGTAGTCATTGGCATGGCAGTAATTCGCGGTATTATGCTTTACTTTCTGCAAATATTTTCTCGTTCCAGACAACATCTTGATTCTACAGAATTGGTGCGTCTGCAATTAGGGAGAGCTTTGGCTTTAGGATTAGAATTTTCTGTTGCAAGTGATATTTTGCGGACAGCAGTTGCACCAACACGCCAAGATATTCTCAATCTGGGAGCGATTGTATTGTTAAGAACTCTGCTGAACTACTTCTTAGAAAGGGAGATTAGGCAGGTTGAGCAAGCACGTTTCAGCAGTAGAGAAAATATTCATAGTTCAAGCTTGGAAACATTAGATACATCTGATTTTCATCAAGATGAATAG
- a CDS encoding NAD-dependent succinate-semialdehyde dehydrogenase, with the protein MAIATINPATGETLKTFEPLNDTEIAAKLDAAQQAFEQYRQTSFPERSQWLNTAASILEQDQADFAKIMTIEMGKPYKAAIAEVEKCASVCRYYAENAVDFLADVSVKTDASHSFVRYQPLGIILAVMPWNFPFWQVFRFAAPALMAGNVGLLKHASNVPQCALAIADIMQRAGFPEGVFQTLLIGAAKVADLMADERVKAATLTGSEPAGASLAAAAGKQIKKTVLELGGSDPFIVLESADLAAAATTATTARMLNTGQSCIAAKRFIIAEAIADQFEKLLLEKFTALKVGDPMLPDTDLGPLATPDILQDLDQQVQTAVKSGGKVLTGGHPLDMRGNFYPPTIIIDIPIDSPIAQEEFFGPVALLFRVPDIDAAIKLANATPFGLGASAWTNNDQERDRLIAEIEAGAVFINGLVKSDPRLPFGGIKRSGYGRELSIQGIHEFMNVKTVWVK; encoded by the coding sequence ATGGCGATCGCCACTATCAATCCCGCTACTGGGGAAACGCTCAAAACCTTTGAGCCACTCAATGATACAGAAATTGCCGCTAAATTAGATGCGGCACAACAGGCTTTTGAACAGTACCGTCAGACAAGTTTTCCAGAGCGATCGCAGTGGTTAAATACAGCTGCGTCAATTTTAGAGCAAGATCAGGCTGATTTTGCCAAAATCATGACTATTGAAATGGGCAAGCCTTACAAAGCCGCGATCGCAGAAGTGGAAAAATGCGCTTCAGTGTGTCGCTACTACGCTGAAAATGCTGTTGATTTCTTAGCTGATGTTTCAGTCAAAACTGATGCCAGCCATAGTTTTGTGCGCTATCAACCCTTGGGTATAATTCTCGCTGTCATGCCGTGGAATTTTCCCTTCTGGCAGGTGTTTAGATTTGCTGCGCCAGCACTGATGGCGGGGAATGTCGGCTTACTCAAACACGCTTCTAATGTGCCGCAATGTGCTTTAGCAATTGCAGATATCATGCAACGGGCTGGTTTTCCTGAAGGTGTATTTCAAACTCTATTAATAGGTGCAGCGAAAGTTGCCGATTTAATGGCGGATGAGAGGGTAAAAGCTGCTACCTTAACAGGAAGTGAGCCAGCCGGCGCATCTCTAGCGGCGGCGGCGGGCAAACAAATTAAAAAAACCGTGTTGGAATTGGGAGGAAGTGACCCCTTTATTGTTTTAGAAAGTGCTGATTTAGCAGCAGCCGCTACGACAGCAACAACAGCACGAATGTTAAATACTGGTCAATCTTGCATTGCTGCCAAACGCTTTATTATTGCCGAAGCGATCGCTGATCAATTTGAGAAATTGCTGTTAGAAAAATTCACGGCGTTGAAAGTTGGTGATCCCATGCTGCCCGACACCGATTTAGGCCCTTTAGCAACACCTGATATTCTCCAAGATTTAGACCAACAAGTACAAACTGCTGTCAAAAGTGGGGGAAAAGTCCTCACAGGTGGACATCCTTTAGATATGCGTGGCAACTTTTATCCGCCAACAATTATCATAGATATTCCCATTGACTCACCCATTGCCCAAGAAGAATTTTTTGGACCAGTGGCGTTGTTATTTCGTGTGCCAGATATCGATGCTGCCATTAAACTAGCCAATGCTACACCCTTTGGTTTAGGCGCAAGTGCTTGGACAAACAACGATCAAGAACGCGATCGCTTAATCGCAGAAATTGAAGCTGGCGCAGTATTTATCAACGGCTTAGTTAAATCTGATCCCCGACTACCATTTGGTGGTATTAAGCGTTCTGGGTATGGCAGAGAACTAAGCATTCAAGGCATACATGAGTTCATGAATGTTAAAACCGTTTGGGTGAAATAA
- a CDS encoding acetolactate synthase large subunit, with product MNTAELLVQCLENEGVEYVFGLPGEENLHVLEAIKHSSIQFITTRHEQGAAFMADVYGRLTGKAGVCLSTLGPGATNLMTGVADANLDGAPLVAITGQVGTDRMHIESHQYLDLVAMFAPVTKWNKQIVRPSITPEVVRKAFKRSQTEKPGAVHIDLPENIAAMPVEGKPLHKDNVEKTYASFASIRAAAAAISQAVNPLILVGNGAIRAQASDAVTQFATQMNIPVANTFMGKGVIPYTHPLALWSVGLQQRDFITCGFDNTDLVIAIGYDLIEFSPKKWNPEGKIPIVHIGASSAEIDSSYIPNVEVIGDISDSLMEILKVADRHGKPNPYAISLRGEIRSDYEQYANDEGYPIKPQKLIYDLRQVMGPDDIVISDVGAHKMWIARHYHCHSPNTCLISNGFAAMGIAIPGALAAKLVYPNRKVVAATGDGGFMMNCQELETALRVGTPFVTLIFNDGGYGLIEWKQENHFGKGKSSFVHFGNPDFVKLAESMGLKGYRVESALDLIPVLKEALAQDVPAVIDCPVDYRENRRFTQKAGELSCEV from the coding sequence ATGAATACGGCAGAACTATTAGTACAGTGTTTAGAAAATGAAGGTGTAGAATATGTTTTTGGTCTTCCTGGTGAAGAGAATTTACACGTTTTAGAAGCAATTAAACATTCATCGATTCAATTTATTACCACGCGTCATGAACAGGGTGCAGCGTTTATGGCTGATGTCTATGGACGCTTAACCGGCAAAGCTGGGGTGTGTCTTTCTACCCTTGGCCCTGGGGCAACAAATTTAATGACTGGTGTAGCAGATGCTAACCTTGATGGTGCGCCATTAGTAGCCATTACTGGGCAAGTGGGAACAGATAGAATGCACATTGAATCCCATCAATATTTAGATTTGGTGGCAATGTTCGCCCCTGTAACTAAGTGGAATAAACAGATTGTTAGACCGAGTATTACACCAGAAGTAGTGCGAAAAGCCTTCAAGCGATCGCAAACTGAAAAACCCGGTGCAGTTCATATAGATTTACCAGAAAATATTGCTGCCATGCCCGTAGAGGGTAAACCATTGCATAAAGATAACGTTGAAAAAACCTACGCTTCTTTTGCGAGTATTCGAGCCGCCGCCGCCGCCATTTCTCAAGCAGTTAACCCACTAATATTAGTAGGAAATGGGGCAATTCGCGCTCAAGCTAGTGATGCAGTAACGCAATTTGCCACCCAGATGAATATCCCTGTGGCTAATACCTTCATGGGTAAAGGTGTAATTCCCTACACTCATCCTTTAGCCTTGTGGTCAGTAGGATTACAACAAAGAGATTTTATTACCTGCGGGTTTGATAATACAGATTTAGTCATTGCGATCGGTTATGATTTAATTGAATTTTCCCCTAAAAAATGGAATCCCGAAGGTAAAATTCCCATTGTGCATATTGGGGCAAGTTCTGCGGAAATTGATAGCAGTTATATTCCCAATGTAGAAGTAATCGGGGATATTTCCGATTCTCTGATGGAAATTTTAAAAGTAGCAGACCGACATGGTAAACCCAACCCCTACGCTATTAGTTTACGGGGAGAAATTCGGAGTGATTATGAACAATATGCTAATGATGAAGGTTATCCAATTAAACCGCAAAAGTTAATTTATGACTTGCGGCAAGTCATGGGGCCAGATGATATTGTGATTTCTGACGTAGGCGCACATAAAATGTGGATTGCTCGCCATTATCATTGTCATAGCCCCAATACCTGCCTAATTTCTAATGGCTTCGCTGCAATGGGTATTGCTATTCCTGGTGCTTTAGCGGCAAAACTCGTCTATCCTAACCGCAAAGTTGTAGCAGCTACCGGTGACGGTGGTTTTATGATGAATTGCCAGGAATTAGAAACAGCATTGCGTGTTGGTACGCCCTTTGTCACCTTAATTTTTAATGATGGTGGCTACGGTTTAATTGAGTGGAAACAAGAAAATCATTTTGGTAAAGGAAAATCATCTTTTGTCCATTTTGGCAATCCCGATTTTGTCAAATTAGCTGAAAGTATGGGCTTAAAAGGTTATCGAGTCGAATCAGCTTTGGACTTAATTCCTGTACTAAAAGAAGCCCTGGCTCAAGATGTACCTGCTGTCATTGACTGCCCTGTAGACTACAGAGAAAACCGCCGCTTTACCCAAAAAGCCGGTGAGTTAAGTTGTGAAGTTTAG